One window of Bifidobacterium pseudocatenulatum DSM 20438 = JCM 1200 = LMG 10505 genomic DNA carries:
- a CDS encoding ABC transporter substrate-binding protein yields the protein MKMKRFVAAAIAAVSCLSFAACGSDTASKDENVIHIMSSGDSSANMERALVDEYNKTADVKAVLDLVTSADYQNKLQTVMSNPKSDSAPDIFFNWADALMIQYARADVSAPLDEYMEKDPELKDNFLPSILDAAKVDGKYYGIPVRGVQPIVLFYNKKVLSDNGIEAPTTFDEFCDACEKLKSAGLTPIALGGGDQWPTLNWYSVIYQQVMGNDDVQKMMDGGVDEWSSPKSKKALEIIRDMVEKGYFGTTYDSVKHTDGAAPALLEQGKAGFELMGSFGYSGHKAAAPEFTNDDLGYMVFPPIDGVKGDAKDLVGNPCNYFSMNKYTKHPEACVEFLKMLYSDKCVEDQLKAGNLPATTNASEMVEKVVDNASDGAFLEWESQALTDAPHFMITWTPNHVSSSSQPMLDGMQQYFNGSIDMGTFIDEMKALPTE from the coding sequence ATTCGTGGCCGCGGCCATTGCTGCAGTCTCGTGCCTGAGCTTTGCCGCATGTGGTTCTGACACCGCCAGCAAGGACGAGAATGTGATTCACATCATGTCCTCGGGCGATTCCTCCGCGAATATGGAGCGGGCGCTGGTCGACGAATACAACAAGACCGCCGATGTCAAGGCTGTCCTTGATCTGGTGACAAGCGCGGATTATCAGAACAAGCTGCAGACGGTCATGTCGAACCCGAAGTCCGATTCGGCTCCCGACATTTTCTTCAATTGGGCGGATGCTTTGATGATCCAGTACGCTCGCGCCGATGTGAGCGCCCCGCTTGATGAGTATATGGAGAAGGATCCGGAACTCAAGGACAACTTCCTGCCGTCCATTCTTGACGCCGCCAAGGTCGATGGCAAGTATTACGGCATTCCGGTGCGCGGAGTCCAGCCCATTGTGTTGTTCTACAACAAGAAGGTGCTCTCTGACAACGGCATCGAAGCCCCGACCACCTTCGACGAGTTCTGCGATGCATGCGAGAAGCTGAAGTCCGCAGGCCTGACGCCGATCGCGCTGGGCGGCGGCGACCAGTGGCCGACGCTGAACTGGTATTCGGTCATCTATCAGCAGGTGATGGGCAATGACGACGTCCAGAAGATGATGGACGGCGGCGTGGACGAGTGGAGCTCGCCCAAGAGCAAGAAGGCGCTGGAGATTATCCGCGACATGGTCGAAAAGGGATACTTCGGCACTACGTACGATTCGGTCAAGCACACCGATGGTGCCGCCCCGGCTCTGCTGGAGCAGGGGAAGGCCGGCTTCGAGCTGATGGGCTCGTTCGGCTATTCGGGCCACAAGGCCGCGGCCCCTGAATTCACCAATGATGATCTCGGCTATATGGTCTTCCCGCCCATCGATGGGGTGAAGGGCGACGCCAAGGATCTCGTCGGCAACCCGTGCAACTACTTCAGCATGAACAAGTACACCAAGCATCCTGAAGCCTGCGTCGAGTTCCTCAAGATGCTGTATTCCGATAAGTGCGTGGAGGATCAGCTGAAGGCCGGCAACCTGCCCGCAACGACCAACGCCAGCGAGATGGTGGAGAAGGTCGTGGACAATGCCTCCGACGGGGCTTTCCTCGAGTGGGAGTCTCAGGCGCTGACCGATGCTCCTCACTTCATGATCACTTGGACTCCGAACCATGTGTCCTCGTCGTCTCAGCCGATGCTCGACGGCATGCAGCAGTATTTCAATGGCTCCATCGACATGGGCACCTTCATCGACGAGATGAAGGCCCTGCCGACCGAGTGA
- a CDS encoding carbohydrate ABC transporter permease, whose product MAKRNSSEMQTGNAEGQVRRPKKGASFVGGARPSGLWAVPAAVFFFIFGILPLFIVVGLSFFKWNGLGTPQFAGGQYWAQFIHDPKVMKSVGVTLTLTILGIVTQTPLSLLLGAWAAGRQRYRAVYTAIYFIPYLLSGTAIAVAWRAMLDPNFGMPSKMRWLFGDGNIFGNASSAIAVLVFVSLWQFTPFHALLYQGAVRAIPKTLYEAASIDGAGRIRQFFCITIPQVRNTLITSLLFQVVGGLTAFDAILVLTKGGPGTDTQNTAYYMYSTAFKAYNYGYSSVIAVVLIVIATILSLVMVKVSGYDKMRSELEGI is encoded by the coding sequence ATGGCAAAGCGTAACTCATCTGAGATGCAGACGGGGAACGCCGAGGGTCAGGTTCGTCGCCCAAAGAAGGGCGCCTCCTTTGTCGGAGGCGCCCGGCCTTCGGGCCTCTGGGCCGTGCCTGCGGCGGTGTTCTTCTTTATCTTCGGCATCCTGCCGCTGTTTATTGTGGTGGGGTTGTCATTCTTCAAATGGAATGGCTTGGGCACGCCCCAGTTCGCTGGAGGGCAGTACTGGGCCCAGTTCATTCATGATCCCAAAGTCATGAAAAGCGTCGGCGTCACGCTTACGCTGACGATTCTGGGCATCGTGACGCAAACGCCGCTCTCACTGTTGCTTGGCGCCTGGGCGGCGGGCCGGCAGCGGTATCGTGCGGTGTATACCGCCATCTACTTCATTCCATATCTGTTGTCCGGCACGGCCATTGCCGTTGCCTGGCGCGCCATGCTCGATCCGAACTTCGGCATGCCGTCGAAGATGCGTTGGCTGTTCGGGGACGGCAATATCTTCGGCAACGCCTCCTCGGCCATCGCGGTGCTGGTGTTCGTCAGCCTGTGGCAGTTCACTCCCTTCCATGCACTGCTGTATCAGGGGGCTGTCCGTGCCATTCCGAAGACTTTGTATGAGGCCGCTTCCATCGATGGCGCCGGTAGGATTCGTCAGTTCTTCTGTATCACCATCCCCCAAGTCAGGAACACGCTGATTACCTCGCTGCTGTTCCAGGTCGTGGGCGGCTTGACCGCATTTGACGCGATTCTGGTGTTGACCAAGGGCGGTCCCGGCACTGATACGCAGAATACCGCGTATTACATGTATTCGACGGCGTTCAAGGCGTACAACTATGGCTATTCGAGTGTCATCGCCGTGGTGCTGATCGTGATAGCGACCATCCTGTCCCTGGTGATGGTGAAGGTGTCCGGATATGACAAGATGCGTAGCGAATTGGAGGGTATCTGA